From Acidimicrobiia bacterium, one genomic window encodes:
- a CDS encoding dTDP-4-dehydrorhamnose 3,5-epimerase family protein: MADKRGTKQQQTVDSAGERVAPVPAGVTFRNLTTHVDGRGWLVELFNPMWKWHPAPLAHAYAFTVRPGVIKGWGRHARTEDRYAVLFGEAVLVLHDSREGSPTEGLTAEIPLSEFHRRLVSIPAGVWHALACVGKGDFVGINFKTEPFDHADPDKYTLPLGTDEIPYDFTRLRGR, translated from the coding sequence GTGGCTGACAAACGGGGCACCAAGCAGCAACAGACCGTCGATTCGGCGGGGGAGAGGGTTGCGCCGGTGCCCGCTGGCGTCACCTTCCGGAATCTGACCACGCATGTGGACGGGCGCGGGTGGTTGGTGGAGTTGTTCAACCCGATGTGGAAGTGGCACCCGGCCCCCCTCGCCCACGCATATGCATTCACCGTGCGCCCGGGCGTCATCAAGGGCTGGGGCCGCCATGCGCGCACCGAAGACCGCTATGCGGTGCTGTTCGGCGAAGCGGTGCTCGTTCTCCACGACTCGCGCGAGGGATCGCCGACTGAGGGGTTGACAGCCGAGATTCCTCTCAGCGAGTTTCATCGGCGGCTCGTCTCGATTCCCGCCGGCGTCTGGCACGCGTTGGCATGTGTCGGCAAAGGTGACTTCGTGGGCATCAACTTCAAGACAGAACCGTTCGACCACGCCGACCCGGACAAGTACACGCTGCCGCTCGGCACCGACGAGATTCCCTACGACTTCACCAGGCTCAGGGGACGCTGA
- a CDS encoding ABC transporter substrate-binding protein has protein sequence MKVRWRLLSVLMILALVAVACGDDDATTSSTGPAAASCELADLDLVSPGQLTVATGEPAFPPWVGTPTGDNFDEPESGVGFESAVVYAVAEEMGFSADQVVWVRVGFDEAIGVGPKNFDFNLQQYTITAERDEVVDFSDPYYSNAQALVAFADNPIANATTFADLADARFGVQVGTTSLDYIENVIQPSTTVSVYDSTVDAKSALEADQIDGLVVDVATAYYITAVEIPGSVVVATFGAPADAPDEFGMLFEEGNPLRDCVNVALSALRADGTLTSLEEQWLVDAGGAIIISE, from the coding sequence ATGAAAGTGCGATGGAGACTGCTGAGCGTCCTGATGATCCTGGCGCTCGTTGCGGTGGCATGCGGAGACGACGACGCCACCACCTCGAGTACAGGACCCGCCGCCGCATCGTGTGAATTGGCCGACCTCGACCTGGTCAGCCCCGGCCAGTTGACGGTAGCCACCGGCGAACCCGCCTTCCCGCCCTGGGTAGGAACTCCCACCGGTGACAATTTCGACGAACCAGAGTCCGGTGTCGGATTCGAATCCGCCGTCGTTTACGCGGTGGCGGAGGAGATGGGGTTCAGTGCCGATCAGGTCGTCTGGGTCCGCGTGGGATTCGACGAGGCGATCGGAGTGGGCCCCAAGAACTTCGACTTCAACCTCCAGCAGTACACGATCACTGCAGAGCGGGATGAAGTCGTGGACTTCTCCGACCCGTATTACTCGAACGCCCAGGCCCTGGTGGCCTTCGCAGACAACCCCATCGCCAATGCCACCACGTTCGCCGATCTGGCGGACGCTCGTTTCGGTGTCCAGGTGGGAACAACCAGCCTCGACTACATCGAGAACGTGATTCAGCCGAGCACCACGGTGTCGGTGTACGACTCCACTGTCGATGCCAAGTCGGCCCTCGAGGCCGATCAGATCGACGGCCTGGTGGTCGATGTCGCCACCGCCTACTACATCACCGCGGTCGAGATCCCGGGGAGTGTGGTAGTGGCGACGTTCGGCGCACCGGCCGATGCTCCGGATGAGTTCGGGATGTTGTTCGAAGAGGGCAACCCGCTTCGCGACTGTGTCAACGTGGCGCTCTCCGCCCTCCGGGCGGACGGCACGCTGACCTCGCTCGAGGAGCAGTGGCTGGTGGACGCCGGTGGCGCCATCATCATCTCCGAGTAG